CCATTGATTATTTCTTGTAGGTTAATTTACGAATTTTTATTTTAAACGTTTTGGACTGGCTAGTTGGGCTTTGTGGCTCTTTAATTTAGAAATGATTGCTGTTATAATTAGTTCAAGCATAGGAGGATGGATCATGATTGGACCTGTGGAAATGGGTGCTTTGTTGAAAAAAATTCGTTTATCAAAGAATTTGACATTGAAAGAACTTGCTAGTGATTATTTATCAGTATCTTTCCTATCAAAATTTGAACGTGGAGAATCTGATATCTCATTATCTAGATTTTTTCTTTTGTTAGATAAATTGGATGTCAGTATTGAAGAGTTCTATGGTATTTTATCTCAAGATAATCCAACTCATACTGAAAAGTTATTAGAAAGTGCTAGTAAGGCTTATTATCAAAACGATATTTTATTGTTACAGAAGTACGCTGGAGAAGAGCGTCATAAATTTGAGCTCACACAAGACAAATCATTTCTCTATAACAGTATTATGCTAGAATCTTTTTTGGTAAGTGTTTCAAATAAAGAAGTTGATGAAAATAAGGTAAGGGAATTAACAGACTATCTTTTCAGCATTGAACAATGGGGAAAAAGAGAGTTAATCATATTAGGAAATAGTATGTCGTTTATTTCCACCCAGACACTTAATGTTTTGACCAAGGAGATCGTGTATAGAACTAGCCTTTTTGGAAAGAGCGACTCAAATCAAAGAATTCGACTTAGTCTTCTTATTAATGCAGCTTATGAGTTTTTACGGCGTGATGAACTAGATTCTGCGAAATACTACTTAGATTTAGTCAATGATAGTGGAATTCCTGAGGTCCTCTTATATGAAAGACATGAGTTGATATTTGTAATGGGAACCTACTTGATAAAGTCAGGTGAAGTTACTGAAGGGAGAAATCTAATTGAGGGGTGTTTAGAAACTCTTAGGACTTTAGGTGCGGAAAATTTATTGCTTACTAAGGAATCAGAGTATCAAGAGCTGCTAAATTCCACTATATGACAATTTTATAGAGTGAATTAAAAAATAGAATAAACTAAGACCATAGTACGATATCACTATGGTTTTTAATTTTCAATGGATATATGGAGTTCCCATGTCTTCAATTTATCCAACTGACTAAATACCAAGGTGATTTAGATTGTGAGGAAATCTATGAGAACCTATATTCTTAAATACAAATATGAAAATTTAGTTCATATCTTACTGTTAGCCTTGAATGCTGCTATTTTCGTGAGTGCTTCGGTAACCTTGGCTTTAATGACTAATCAGCTAGTATCGAAGCGAATCCAATCCTTTTTAGCTTTATTAGGTTTAGAGGTAGGGCTTTACGTTATTTATTTAGTTTTGAATTATATTATTGCTGTAAATCAAACAAAACTAATCCAGAAAATGACTTTGTCTATTCGTCAGTCTTATCTTAGTAAAATTATTCACCATTCTTTTAGTGAATTCAGAAAGAGTGATATTGGAGAGCATCTCTCAGTATTAAATAATGATATCCAATTGATTGAATCAAATGGCTTTACAAGTATTTATACCCTTTGTTCAACAGTATTCACTACTTTGTTTTCAATTATTGCCTTATTAAGTTATGATGTAAGGATTGTTCTGTTAGCCATTTTTTTAACTTTGTGTCTGACCTATCTTCCCAAACCATTTACCAATAAAATGCAGAAATCAATGGAGAAATTTTCCCAAGCGAATGAGGAGCTTGTTTCTGGAATAAGCGATCAGTTATATGGATATGCAGATATTTATTACGCCAGTCGTAAACAGATATTTCTTAGACAAGTGAGGTCCATTGTTGAGGAATATATTGTACAAAAAATTATTTTTACAAAAAGAAATACTAGCACTGAGACGCTGATGGCTTTATTTTCAGTTGCCGCTCAGATGTTGATACTTCTTCTAACTGGCTTGTTAATTATTTTTGGGAATATTGCCGTAGGTACCATTGCTTCTGTGGGTCAGATATCAGGTAATATTTTTAACTCTCTATCCACCATTAATCAGCTGCAAGTGACAATTAAGTCTGTCGATCCTATCTTAAAAAAATTTCACGATTTTCCAGAGGATCCAAAGACTTGCATAGCGACTATTCAGGATGTTCGTTTTGAGAATGTAAGTTATCATTTTGGAGAGAAGGGTATTATTGAGGGATTCACCCAAACCTTTAAAAAAGGAGGAAAGTACGCTATTACTGGATGCTCAGGTAGTGGGAAGTCCACCCTGCTTAATATGCTCCTAGGAAATCTTAAAGATTATGAGGGAAAAATCTTGTTTGAGAAATTGGAGTTAAAAGAGATTGATGAGAACTCAATCGTATCTAACTGTGCCTATGTTGGGAGTCAAACTCATATCTATAATGATACCTTGAGGAACAACCTAACTCTTTGGAATGAAGCCGTTACTGATACGCACATCAAGGAAGTTCTTGAAAGGGTTAATCTTTTATCTTTCTTAAGCCGTATAGATGAGCAAGTAAGTGACGGTAGCTTTTCGGAGGGTCAAAAACAAAGAATAGGCCTGATAAGAGCGTTTTTAAAAGGAAGTTCTGTTGTGATTTTTGATGAAGCCACTGCAAATCTTGACCATAAAAATGCTACTCGTATTGAGCACCTATTATTAAGTGATCCTAATATCACTTATATCACGGTTACCCACCATCTAATAAAGGAAAATGAACCATATTTTGATGAGATTATTCGTTTGGGAGAGGGCACTGAGTAAATGTTTTATATGATAAATGCCTAGTATTTATTTCAATTTTACTAACGGCAGTCAAAGTGCTATAATGTAAGGGATTGTGAATTTAGCGTGTTTTGCTATTTTCAAAAAAGAAAAAAACAAATCAGAGATGTCAGAACATCTCTTAGAAGAGGTGAATCCCATGGGACGTAAATGGGCTAATATCGTTGCTAAGAAAACTGCTAAAGATGGTGCAAACTCTAAGGTGTACGCTAAGTTTGGTGTTGAAATCTATGTAGCTGCTAAACAAGGTGAACCAGATCCAGAATCAAACTCAGCTTTGAAATTTGTTTTGGAGCGTGCTAAACAAGCGCAAGTGCCAAAACACGTTATTGATAAGGCCATTGATAAGGCTAAAGGTAACACAGATGAAACTTTCGTTGAAGGACGTTATGAAGGGTTTGGGCCAAATGGTTCTATGATCATCGTAGATACTTTGACTTCAAACGTTAACCGTACAGCTGCTAACGTACGTACTGCCTTTGGTAAAAATGGCGGTAACATGGGTGCATCAGGTTCTGTTTCATACATGTTTGATAAAAAAGGTGTTATCGTTTTTGCAGGTGAAGATGCAGACGCAATCTTTGAACAATTGCTTGAAGCTGATGTAGAAGTTGAAGATGTAGAAGCAGAAGATGGTACTATCACTGTTTATACTGAGCCAACAGATCTTCATAAAGCGTTGGAAGCTCTCCGTGCTAACGGACAAGAAGAGTTCCAAGTGACTGAACTTGAAATGATTCCACAAACTGAGGTTACTCTTGAAGGTGAAGACCTTGAAGTTTTCGAAGGACTTATTGATGCGCTTGAAGCAGACGATGATGTTCAAAAGGTTTACCACAACGTAGCAGATATGTAATCTCATTCAACACTTTCCTCACGATGGAAAGTGTTTTTGTGTGGTCTGTCTAAGGATTTGTCTTGCTTGTCCTGACTTAATCTGATATAGTAGTAGCCAAGTGAATTATTGGAGGAATACGAAATATGAATATGATGCTAGTTTTGGCCATTTATGTGGTCGCTATTGTTGCTTATGTGGCTTTCAGCCGTCGTCGCCAAGCAAAGGCACAGGAAGACCGTTTTGCAGGCCTTGCTAAGGGTGCTGAAGTTGAAACAATCGGTGGTTTGATTGCTATTGTTGATGAGATTGACAAAGAGAATAACCGTATCGTTTTGGATGCAGAAGGTGTCTTCTTGACTTTTGATTTGAGTCGTTCAATCATGAAAGTGATCACACCAGCACCAACTACAGAAACAGCAGAAACAACTAAAAAGACAATTATCGAAGAAGATTCAGCAATTGAGTCTTCTGATGAAAAGTAAGATGTGTATTTGAGACTAGGTTAAATCCTGGTCTTTTTGCGTTTTCTAATCTTATCGGTATTAAAAGCTGTTCAGAACCCCTGAAAATGTGGTAAAATAAAGGGTAAACTATATTTAGAGGATATTCCATGTTTAAATTTAGAAAAAAATCTCATCAAGAGGTTCTAGACAATATTCCCAACCATATTGGTATTATTATGGATGGAAATGGCCGTTGGGCTAAAAAGCGTCTACAACCACGTGTGATGGGGCATAAGGCTGGGATGGACGCCTTGCAAAAGGTAACTATCGAAGCATCACAACTTGGAGTTAAGGTATTGACAGTCTATGCCTTCTCAACTGAAAACTGGTCACGCCCACAAGATGAAGTGAAATTCATCATGAATTTGCCAGTTGAATTTTTTAACAAGTATGTACCAGAATTAGACAAAAACAATGTTCGTATTTTGAC
The DNA window shown above is from Streptococcus salivarius and carries:
- a CDS encoding ATP-binding cassette domain-containing protein; its protein translation is MRTYILKYKYENLVHILLLALNAAIFVSASVTLALMTNQLVSKRIQSFLALLGLEVGLYVIYLVLNYIIAVNQTKLIQKMTLSIRQSYLSKIIHHSFSEFRKSDIGEHLSVLNNDIQLIESNGFTSIYTLCSTVFTTLFSIIALLSYDVRIVLLAIFLTLCLTYLPKPFTNKMQKSMEKFSQANEELVSGISDQLYGYADIYYASRKQIFLRQVRSIVEEYIVQKIIFTKRNTSTETLMALFSVAAQMLILLLTGLLIIFGNIAVGTIASVGQISGNIFNSLSTINQLQVTIKSVDPILKKFHDFPEDPKTCIATIQDVRFENVSYHFGEKGIIEGFTQTFKKGGKYAITGCSGSGKSTLLNMLLGNLKDYEGKILFEKLELKEIDENSIVSNCAYVGSQTHIYNDTLRNNLTLWNEAVTDTHIKEVLERVNLLSFLSRIDEQVSDGSFSEGQKQRIGLIRAFLKGSSVVIFDEATANLDHKNATRIEHLLLSDPNITYITVTHHLIKENEPYFDEIIRLGEGTE
- a CDS encoding preprotein translocase subunit YajC, giving the protein MNMMLVLAIYVVAIVAYVAFSRRRQAKAQEDRFAGLAKGAEVETIGGLIAIVDEIDKENNRIVLDAEGVFLTFDLSRSIMKVITPAPTTETAETTKKTIIEEDSAIESSDEK
- a CDS encoding YebC/PmpR family DNA-binding transcriptional regulator, which translates into the protein MGRKWANIVAKKTAKDGANSKVYAKFGVEIYVAAKQGEPDPESNSALKFVLERAKQAQVPKHVIDKAIDKAKGNTDETFVEGRYEGFGPNGSMIIVDTLTSNVNRTAANVRTAFGKNGGNMGASGSVSYMFDKKGVIVFAGEDADAIFEQLLEADVEVEDVEAEDGTITVYTEPTDLHKALEALRANGQEEFQVTELEMIPQTEVTLEGEDLEVFEGLIDALEADDDVQKVYHNVADM
- a CDS encoding helix-turn-helix domain-containing protein produces the protein MIGPVEMGALLKKIRLSKNLTLKELASDYLSVSFLSKFERGESDISLSRFFLLLDKLDVSIEEFYGILSQDNPTHTEKLLESASKAYYQNDILLLQKYAGEERHKFELTQDKSFLYNSIMLESFLVSVSNKEVDENKVRELTDYLFSIEQWGKRELIILGNSMSFISTQTLNVLTKEIVYRTSLFGKSDSNQRIRLSLLINAAYEFLRRDELDSAKYYLDLVNDSGIPEVLLYERHELIFVMGTYLIKSGEVTEGRNLIEGCLETLRTLGAENLLLTKESEYQELLNSTI